In Candidatus Falkowbacteria bacterium, a genomic segment contains:
- a CDS encoding GtrA family protein, which produces MQKIFSPSFLKYLAIGVSTVALDFLSLIAFKHLLFLSATVAVALNQLFVWMFNFTLNKHFTFKNKALPYAQFLRYSFLAGLNYIFSVITMHFFSDRLGYDYLVVRGGTIVIMTLWNYFIYKYWIYA; this is translated from the coding sequence ATGCAAAAGATTTTTTCCCCTTCATTTTTAAAATATTTGGCAATTGGAGTAAGCACGGTTGCTCTTGATTTTTTATCTCTTATAGCCTTTAAACATCTTTTATTTTTAAGCGCTACAGTGGCGGTGGCGCTTAATCAACTATTTGTCTGGATGTTTAATTTTACTCTGAATAAACACTTTACCTTTAAAAATAAAGCGCTTCCATATGCTCAATTTCTACGTTATTCCTTTCTGGCTGGTCTAAACTATATTTTTTCTGTTATAACTATGCATTTTTTTAGTGATAGATTGGGTTATGATTACTTAGTAGTGCGAGGAGGCACTATCGTTATTATGACTTTATGGAATTACTTTATTTATAAATACTGGATCTATGCTTGA
- a CDS encoding SPFH domain-containing protein, with the protein MSQASGTSLVTYIIYGVSLLGIISLLVSSFFTIEQKHVGIVQRFGKFLRIANAGLNFKVPFIDQVAEVLSLKIEELDVEVETKTKDNVFVDMNVSVQYSVIPGREKEAFYELTSPKEQIESYVFDVVRAEVPKTVLDEVFEKKDSIAEAIEKELKDTMEDYGYKIHKALVTNIDPDQKVKDAMNEINSAQRLKLAAIEQGEAKKILQVKEAEGEAESKKLQGKGIADQRREIAKGLEESVEDLSEKTGVDSKTVMELLLTVQYYDTLKEMAASSKSNVIFTSTSPAGLKDLTSQISEGIIAANVAIDKPINNSEENKIIQSDHLAMK; encoded by the coding sequence ATGTCACAAGCAAGTGGAACTTCTCTAGTAACCTATATCATTTATGGTGTTAGCCTACTTGGTATAATTTCTTTATTAGTTTCATCTTTTTTCACAATTGAGCAGAAACACGTTGGGATTGTCCAAAGATTTGGAAAATTCTTACGTATTGCAAATGCCGGACTCAATTTTAAAGTTCCATTTATTGATCAGGTTGCCGAGGTTCTCAGTTTGAAAATTGAAGAACTGGACGTGGAAGTTGAAACAAAGACAAAAGACAATGTTTTTGTTGATATGAACGTTTCTGTTCAGTATTCTGTAATTCCCGGCAGAGAAAAAGAAGCTTTCTACGAACTAACTTCTCCAAAAGAACAAATTGAATCTTATGTTTTTGACGTTGTAAGAGCCGAAGTTCCAAAAACAGTTTTGGATGAAGTTTTCGAAAAAAAGGATTCAATTGCAGAAGCGATTGAAAAAGAGTTAAAAGATACAATGGAAGATTATGGTTACAAGATACATAAAGCTTTGGTGACCAACATTGATCCGGATCAAAAAGTGAAGGATGCAATGAATGAGATCAATTCAGCGCAGCGATTAAAGCTGGCAGCCATTGAGCAAGGTGAAGCAAAAAAGATTCTGCAAGTTAAAGAAGCAGAAGGAGAAGCCGAAAGCAAAAAGTTACAAGGGAAAGGAATTGCAGATCAGCGAAGAGAGATTGCTAAAGGATTAGAAGAATCCGTGGAAGACCTCTCGGAAAAGACCGGGGTTGATTCTAAAACGGTAATGGAACTGTTATTAACTGTTCAATATTATGACACATTGAAAGAAATGGCAGCATCTTCAAAGTCAAATGTAATTTTTACATCCACTTCTCCGGCAGGACTCAAAGATCTCACTTCTCAAATTTCTGAAGGAATAATTGCAGCCAATGTAGCTATTGATAAGCCAATTAATAACTCAGAAGAGAATAAAATTATTCAATCAGATCATCTGGCAATGAAGTAA
- a CDS encoding trypsin-like peptidase domain-containing protein — MEIIRTALAWSVIAITTVFVGFGVSQVISHQNVHADVLQFDEQEATIRAIKRAIPGVVSISIQQPSDNPADPKKVKKGSGSGFLISADGLILTNKHVVESGDEKSEYKVTLYSGKQYFAQLIGKDPLNDLAILKIYDKNLPYLEIGDSNKLTIGMTVIAIGNALGRYDNSATKGIVSGLARNLSIFGVESGDLRNLIQTDAEINLGNSGGPLINLEGKVVGVNVAKDNGGQSIGFSIPINEVKPIIESARTSERISRAYVGLRFYMITPELADEKKLLRTTGALIMPGLEEGEVAIIPGGPADKAGLQEGDIIFEIDGRVLDERLPISAIINQFKPGKKLGFKVQRGKSIFNKIVTLEEIK, encoded by the coding sequence ATGGAAATAATCCGTACTGCGTTAGCGTGGTCTGTCATCGCAATCACTACAGTTTTTGTTGGTTTTGGTGTTTCTCAAGTTATTTCACATCAAAATGTTCATGCAGATGTTTTGCAATTTGATGAACAAGAGGCAACGATTCGAGCGATTAAAAGAGCTATTCCCGGAGTGGTTAGCATTTCTATTCAACAGCCATCAGATAATCCTGCTGACCCAAAGAAGGTAAAAAAGGGCAGTGGCAGTGGCTTTTTAATTTCAGCTGATGGTTTAATTCTCACTAACAAACATGTCGTGGAAAGTGGAGATGAAAAGAGTGAGTATAAAGTCACGCTCTATTCTGGAAAACAATACTTTGCGCAATTAATTGGCAAAGATCCCTTGAATGATTTGGCAATATTAAAAATCTATGACAAAAATTTACCTTATCTAGAAATAGGGGATAGTAATAAGTTAACGATCGGGATGACAGTTATTGCGATCGGAAATGCCTTGGGTCGCTATGACAATTCTGCAACCAAAGGTATTGTTTCTGGCTTAGCCAGAAATCTTTCTATCTTTGGGGTTGAATCTGGTGATTTAAGAAACTTAATTCAAACTGATGCCGAGATTAATTTGGGAAATTCTGGCGGGCCATTAATTAATTTGGAAGGAAAAGTTGTTGGAGTTAACGTTGCCAAAGATAACGGTGGACAGAGTATTGGTTTTTCTATCCCAATAAACGAAGTGAAACCAATTATTGAGAGTGCTCGAACTAGTGAACGGATTAGCCGAGCTTATGTTGGTCTTCGTTTTTATATGATCACCCCTGAGTTAGCTGATGAAAAGAAATTACTGAGAACTACAGGAGCTTTAATTATGCCTGGGCTTGAAGAGGGAGAAGTGGCAATTATTCCTGGTGGTCCAGCTGACAAAGCTGGCTTGCAAGAAGGGGATATTATTTTTGAAATTGATGGTCGAGTCTTAGATGAACGATTGCCTATATCAGCAATTATTAATCAGTTTAAACCTGGCAAAAAACTTGGCTTTAAAGTTCAACGAGGTAAGTCTATTTTTAATAAAATTGTAACATTAGAGGAAATTAAATAA
- the mutM gene encoding bifunctional DNA-formamidopyrimidine glycosylase/DNA-(apurinic or apyrimidinic site) lyase, producing MPELPEVETIARDLHTHLKGQKVKNITIIGSDSFLHSPISEVQRAIVKNKVKRIFRRAKMLVIDCGSQLIIFHLKMTGQLIYTFKKSFLAGGHPIVSTGVTVPNKYTRLVINFNNGGVLYFNDLRKFGWVKLFSKDEYLQLEKKLGLEPLEGDFSLAFFKKMLARRGRSPIKAVLLDQTYLVGLGNIYVDEVLFRSKVKPSRRTESLTELEIKKLWQSIPVILRNSIKQRGTTFRNYLAPSGLKGNFMNFLKVYGRGNKPCLVCGRLLQKSRIAGRGTHWCLYCQK from the coding sequence ATGCCCGAGCTTCCAGAAGTAGAAACAATTGCCAGAGATCTCCATACTCATCTTAAAGGACAGAAAGTTAAAAATATAACCATTATTGGTTCAGATAGTTTCCTGCATAGCCCTATATCAGAGGTACAACGAGCGATAGTAAAAAATAAAGTTAAGCGGATTTTTCGACGGGCAAAGATGTTGGTAATTGACTGTGGTTCACAGCTTATTATATTTCATCTAAAAATGACCGGGCAGCTAATTTATACTTTCAAAAAGTCTTTCTTAGCTGGTGGACATCCTATTGTTTCTACAGGAGTTACGGTCCCGAATAAGTATACAAGGTTAGTTATTAATTTTAATAATGGCGGAGTACTGTATTTTAATGATCTACGAAAATTTGGGTGGGTAAAATTATTTTCAAAGGACGAGTATCTACAACTTGAAAAAAAACTTGGTCTTGAACCCTTGGAAGGCGATTTTTCGTTAGCTTTTTTTAAAAAAATGCTTGCTCGGCGTGGTCGTTCACCAATCAAAGCAGTCTTACTTGATCAAACCTATTTGGTCGGTCTTGGAAATATCTATGTTGATGAAGTGCTATTCCGGAGTAAGGTTAAACCAAGTCGAAGAACGGAAAGTTTAACTGAACTGGAAATAAAAAAATTGTGGCAATCTATACCAGTGATTCTACGAAATTCAATTAAACAGCGTGGTACAACTTTTAGGAATTACTTGGCGCCATCTGGCTTAAAGGGAAATTTTATGAATTTTCTAAAAGTGTATGGAAGGGGGAATAAACCTTGTTTAGTTTGTGGTCGTTTATTACAGAAATCTCGTATTGCTGGACGAGGAACTCATTGGTGTTTGTATTGTCAGAAGTAA
- a CDS encoding divergent PAP2 family protein gives MPFIYIIAPLTAVIIAQISKFLIPRNHLKPTIKNLLAYSGMPSSHAAVTISLMTIIGLIQGIESPLFALATLMTFLALRDAMGIRQYIGKQGKVINELVEDLNEDRYLDDRYPQLIEKVGHTPMQIIAGAMIGFFVAIACFITLYN, from the coding sequence ATGCCTTTTATCTATATTATAGCCCCGCTTACAGCGGTAATTATTGCTCAAATCAGCAAATTCTTGATACCAAGAAACCATCTTAAACCAACCATAAAAAATCTACTAGCTTACTCGGGAATGCCCTCTAGCCATGCAGCGGTGACTATTTCGTTAATGACAATTATTGGCCTTATTCAAGGCATAGAATCGCCACTCTTTGCCCTAGCCACCCTTATGACCTTTTTAGCCTTACGAGACGCTATGGGAATTCGTCAATATATTGGCAAACAAGGCAAAGTAATTAATGAGTTGGTTGAAGACCTTAATGAGGACCGCTATCTTGATGATCGGTATCCACAACTAATTGAAAAAGTCGGGCATACCCCAATGCAAATTATTGCTGGCGCCATGATTGGTTTTTTTGTTGCTATTGCTTGTTTTATAACACTATATAATTAA
- the mltG gene encoding endolytic transglycosylase MltG, whose translation MFKRVLLLFLIIIGTVVLAYIVWYQTVLGHRSRNTNNEVVSIASGTSTSDILENLKSRKLIDSTLAVKIYLFRHKDLKILAGEYEFTPNTSTRQLIAHLTTGKSLSNEVSILFREGLTNKEMQVELTRNRYLIDNSFLELAQTQVKDLPESIKKIPIVKDLPQNADLEGYLFPDTYRLYKDFTAEDLVVKMLTNFDAKLNPDLRAEIIKSKRSLKEIITMASLLEKEVRTEKDMKIVSGIFWDRIEVGQALQSCASLAYILGVNKVQYSYEDTQIKSPYNTYQNPGLTPSPIGNPGLRAIQAALYPTETNYNYFLSRPDTGETVFSETLEQHNEAKAKYLK comes from the coding sequence ATGTTTAAAAGAGTTCTATTATTATTTTTAATAATTATCGGTACAGTTGTTCTTGCCTATATTGTCTGGTATCAGACTGTTTTGGGGCATCGATCTCGAAATACAAATAATGAGGTTGTTTCCATAGCTTCTGGAACGAGTACATCTGATATTTTAGAAAATTTAAAGAGTAGAAAGTTAATTGATTCAACTTTGGCCGTAAAGATTTATTTGTTTCGCCATAAAGATTTGAAAATTTTAGCCGGGGAGTATGAGTTCACGCCTAATACTTCAACACGTCAATTAATTGCACATTTAACAACTGGAAAATCACTATCAAATGAAGTCAGTATTTTATTTCGTGAGGGGTTAACTAATAAAGAAATGCAGGTTGAACTGACAAGGAATCGTTATTTAATTGATAATAGCTTTTTAGAGTTAGCACAAACACAGGTCAAAGATTTGCCAGAGAGCATTAAGAAAATTCCGATTGTTAAGGACTTACCACAAAATGCTGATTTAGAAGGCTATCTGTTTCCCGATACCTATCGTCTCTATAAAGACTTCACAGCTGAAGATTTGGTTGTGAAAATGCTTACAAATTTTGATGCCAAGTTAAACCCCGACTTACGAGCTGAAATTATCAAGAGCAAGCGTTCGTTGAAAGAAATTATAACCATGGCTTCACTACTTGAGAAAGAAGTTCGAACTGAAAAGGATATGAAGATAGTATCCGGAATCTTTTGGGATCGGATTGAAGTGGGGCAAGCCTTACAGTCTTGCGCTAGCTTGGCATATATTTTAGGCGTTAATAAAGTCCAATATAGTTACGAAGATACACAAATCAAATCTCCGTATAATACCTATCAGAACCCAGGTTTGACTCCGTCACCAATCGGCAATCCAGGTTTACGGGCGATTCAAGCTGCCTTGTATCCAACCGAGACAAACTATAATTACTTTTTAAGTCGTCCAGATACTGGCGAAACAGTCTTTAGTGAGACGCTTGAACAGCACAATGAAGCTAAGGCAAAGTATTTGAAGTAA
- a CDS encoding 50S ribosomal protein L10 — MPKSKQQKQEISRDLAVRFGKATSVVFTSFNGLGVKDNELLRSALVAKNSEYYAAKKTLLKRALEEMKVEGAEAAQLDGQVAVTFGYGDEVAPAKVIADFRKNNEGKVEFLGGILENRYIDASAVTALSTLPSKEELYAKIVGSINAPVSGFVNVLAGNLRSLVRVLSAIQETK, encoded by the coding sequence ATGCCTAAATCAAAACAACAGAAACAGGAAATTTCCCGAGATTTAGCTGTGCGTTTTGGTAAAGCTACTTCTGTAGTTTTTACCAGTTTTAACGGTTTGGGTGTGAAGGATAACGAATTACTTCGTAGTGCTTTGGTAGCAAAAAATAGTGAATACTATGCTGCAAAAAAGACTCTTTTAAAGCGTGCTTTAGAAGAAATGAAAGTTGAAGGAGCAGAAGCTGCTCAACTGGATGGTCAAGTAGCTGTTACCTTTGGTTACGGAGATGAAGTCGCTCCCGCTAAAGTCATTGCTGATTTTAGAAAAAATAATGAAGGTAAAGTAGAGTTTTTAGGAGGTATTCTTGAAAATCGCTACATCGATGCTAGTGCAGTAACTGCTTTATCAACCCTACCTTCAAAAGAGGAGTTGTATGCAAAAATTGTTGGATCTATTAATGCCCCGGTTTCCGGATTTGTTAATGTTCTGGCAGGAAATTTGCGTTCATTAGTTCGCGTTCTTTCCGCTATCCAAGAAACCAAGTAA
- the rplL gene encoding 50S ribosomal protein L7/L12 yields MSEEVKNDDAEVVVPEKFQSLVSGIEKMSVLDLAELVKILEKKFGVSAAAPAMMMAAGPVAEAAPEKESFDVELTDSGANKISVIKALREVMPELGLKEAKDVADGAPKIVKEGVKKEDAEKMKAKLEEAGGKVTLK; encoded by the coding sequence ATGTCCGAAGAAGTAAAAAATGACGACGCAGAAGTTGTCGTTCCTGAAAAGTTTCAGTCATTAGTCTCCGGTATTGAAAAAATGTCCGTTCTTGACTTAGCTGAATTAGTGAAAATTTTAGAAAAGAAGTTTGGTGTTTCAGCCGCTGCTCCAGCCATGATGATGGCAGCCGGTCCTGTTGCTGAAGCTGCTCCAGAAAAAGAAAGCTTTGATGTTGAGTTAACAGATTCTGGTGCAAATAAAATCTCCGTTATTAAGGCCTTGCGTGAAGTAATGCCAGAGCTTGGCTTAAAAGAAGCCAAGGATGTTGCTGACGGAGCTCCAAAGATTGTGAAGGAAGGTGTGAAGAAAGAAGACGCTGAAAAAATGAAAGCTAAGCTTGAAGAAGCTGGTGGAAAAGTAACTTTGAAATAA
- a CDS encoding methyltransferase domain-containing protein codes for MQTPAERALIDYVGEIIKYQPSSDTPPVIINLGAGKSTVIESYLQERGLYFISDRLDVEDCTKKAPYIRNCFQASLSDMKMVASNEYQLAFSNYVLEHVPDLEASVKEIKRILKSGGSYIVSTPNPAAPEFLFSRITPLAVHQLIRGSKEEHRAFETVYAYNSIPQLISMFEQHGFTLKKSVYFPATFTYLYRFPILRTLSTWYDAVIKALGFKWLLGNVCLVFVKE; via the coding sequence ATGCAAACCCCTGCCGAGCGTGCCCTTATTGACTATGTTGGTGAGATAATAAAATACCAACCATCTTCTGATACTCCACCGGTTATTATTAATCTTGGAGCTGGTAAAAGCACAGTTATTGAATCATATTTACAAGAACGAGGTCTGTATTTTATAAGTGATCGTCTAGATGTTGAGGATTGCACCAAAAAGGCACCATATATTCGAAATTGCTTTCAAGCTTCGTTATCTGATATGAAGATGGTGGCAAGTAATGAATATCAGCTTGCTTTCTCAAATTATGTATTAGAGCATGTCCCTGATTTAGAAGCGTCGGTTAAAGAAATTAAACGAATTTTAAAATCAGGCGGTAGTTATATAGTTTCAACGCCAAATCCTGCTGCACCTGAATTTTTATTTTCTCGTATAACTCCGTTGGCAGTTCATCAATTAATCAGGGGTTCAAAAGAAGAACACCGAGCTTTTGAAACCGTCTATGCCTATAACTCAATTCCTCAATTGATTTCAATGTTTGAACAGCATGGGTTTACATTGAAAAAATCTGTTTATTTTCCTGCCACGTTTACATATTTATATCGTTTCCCTATATTACGAACACTAAGCACATGGTATGATGCAGTTATAAAAGCACTTGGCTTTAAGTGGCTACTTGGCAATGTTTGTTTAGTTTTTGTTAAAGAATAA
- a CDS encoding ArsR family transcriptional regulator: MLAKLFGSTARVKILKLFLLNPDTSYYMRQISRHLNLQLSAVRRELENLETLGLLESRQGEEHEEGMKDEKGNKNDRKYFQANREFILFNEIRELIIKAQVLCERDFTDKLKKLGTIKMLILSGLFINDKQAPVDMLIVGNFDTNKVAKLVKNLEEELVNEVNYAVLSEEDFQYRRQVTDVFLYSVLGGKKIVVIDESGYLNLT; this comes from the coding sequence ATGTTAGCTAAATTATTTGGTTCTACAGCGCGTGTAAAAATACTTAAACTTTTTTTACTTAATCCTGACACGTCATATTACATGCGTCAGATTTCTCGTCATCTTAACCTTCAGTTAAGTGCTGTTCGTCGTGAGTTAGAAAATTTAGAAACACTTGGTTTACTTGAAAGTCGTCAAGGTGAAGAACATGAAGAGGGGATGAAAGATGAAAAAGGTAATAAAAATGATCGTAAGTATTTTCAGGCTAATCGAGAATTTATTTTATTTAATGAAATTCGTGAGTTAATTATCAAAGCGCAGGTACTTTGTGAACGTGACTTTACTGATAAACTCAAAAAACTTGGCACCATTAAAATGTTAATTCTTTCTGGTTTGTTTATAAATGACAAGCAAGCACCTGTTGATATGTTAATTGTTGGTAACTTTGATACTAATAAGGTGGCTAAGCTTGTAAAAAATTTGGAAGAAGAATTGGTCAATGAAGTAAATTACGCTGTTTTGTCAGAAGAAGACTTCCAGTATCGTCGTCAAGTGACTGATGTTTTCTTGTATAGTGTCCTTGGTGGCAAAAAAATTGTGGTAATTGATGAGAGTGGGTATCTAAATTTGACGTAG
- a CDS encoding O-antigen ligase family protein, which yields MENIPSLISLQKPLGNKKYVLFLLPMIFLASALSLIGWQIAIGLALFLIFYILANQYAWLLMVFAPLGLLLGTIINLEIRPNWIYEISLGEICIMAAFATLILDTLFNIRQKKLLITKTGWFLIIYSLFATASVAYVRDYELYVAGLKVLVLSIMAYVSAVNLLETRYKVKALLLSLSVFSALLALQIVFILFRAGFSPAIFFDRSSITLPFGPLALVAAMLAFLLPLIFSLYFEFNKKSSIAFWALLIFGIGAMAVFVSLGKAAAMSLVIGLLFLFWRFKEQRIIITLSLLFFITVGSQTLTPYVQGFWERLTRFSVDATTTFRVEEYKVARQIITDNPIFGIGVGEQLNQYRRLLHPEYGQLANNYMLQAGMDLGIIGMFLYLLIIISVLVLIFRLNRKRSSPLIWGITAAILAAGINGLFEVTVFAFQYAVIFWLVVGLARHLSLGSPNVWKN from the coding sequence ATGGAAAATATTCCTTCACTTATTTCACTACAAAAACCACTTGGTAATAAGAAATATGTCTTATTTTTGTTACCAATGATTTTTCTTGCTTCAGCTCTCAGCTTAATCGGTTGGCAGATTGCTATTGGGTTAGCTTTATTTTTAATATTTTATATTTTGGCTAATCAATATGCTTGGCTTTTGATGGTGTTTGCGCCACTGGGATTATTACTGGGAACTATTATCAATCTTGAAATTCGTCCTAATTGGATTTATGAAATTAGTCTTGGAGAAATATGTATTATGGCTGCCTTTGCAACTTTAATCTTGGATACATTATTTAACATACGACAAAAGAAATTACTAATCACCAAAACTGGTTGGTTTCTAATCATCTATTCGCTTTTTGCCACAGCTTCAGTTGCCTATGTTCGTGATTATGAATTATATGTGGCTGGGCTTAAAGTATTAGTTTTAAGTATCATGGCCTATGTTTCAGCAGTTAATTTATTAGAGACTAGATATAAAGTAAAAGCTTTACTGCTCTCACTATCTGTTTTTTCAGCATTACTAGCTTTGCAAATCGTCTTTATTTTATTTAGAGCTGGCTTTTCTCCAGCCATTTTCTTTGACCGAAGTTCAATTACTTTACCTTTTGGTCCTCTGGCTTTAGTTGCGGCGATGTTGGCCTTCTTATTGCCATTAATTTTTAGTTTATATTTTGAATTTAATAAAAAAAGTTCTATTGCTTTTTGGGCCTTACTTATATTTGGTATAGGAGCAATGGCAGTTTTTGTTTCTCTAGGAAAAGCAGCCGCAATGAGCTTAGTGATTGGTTTACTATTTTTGTTTTGGCGTTTTAAAGAGCAGAGAATTATTATTACGCTCTCTCTTTTATTTTTTATTACAGTGGGGTCCCAAACTCTTACTCCGTATGTTCAAGGATTTTGGGAGCGATTAACTCGGTTCTCAGTTGATGCAACTACAACTTTTCGTGTTGAAGAATATAAAGTGGCTAGACAGATTATCACTGACAATCCAATATTTGGTATTGGGGTTGGTGAACAACTCAATCAATATCGTCGACTTCTGCATCCTGAGTATGGGCAGTTAGCTAATAATTATATGCTTCAAGCAGGCATGGATTTGGGAATTATCGGGATGTTTCTTTATCTTTTAATAATTATTTCAGTCTTGGTGTTAATTTTTCGTTTAAATCGAAAACGATCATCACCTCTGATATGGGGGATAACTGCTGCAATACTGGCTGCTGGAATAAATGGTCTTTTTGAAGTCACTGTTTTTGCTTTTCAATATGCAGTTATATTTTGGTTAGTGGTTGGTTTAGCAAGACATTTAAGTTTAGGTAGTCCTAATGTATGGAAAAATTAA
- a CDS encoding glycosyltransferase family 2 protein has product MEKLSCIILNYNTSEMTHKVVAGFTTAAEKFPHEIIVIDNGSTEILSEFFNEGVTVIKNQHNLGFAAGVNQGLKIVTGDYILLLNSDVFIDEKTIISMINYLENNPSVGIVGPMMVFPKGDFQASAGFFPTIWREILRFSTLGKYISGGTLLYRNKQTEKQFSQPIQVDWVSGGCMLIKKQVVEKIGFFDSRYFFSIEDLDFCFRSLQNNFLVTYLPTVSVVHYHGLSSGGHGSAYSLKQEKISMNLFLQKYFSSKIFFKYIYNFLSRIKIFIFEKIYK; this is encoded by the coding sequence ATGGAAAAATTAAGTTGCATTATCCTTAATTATAATACTTCAGAAATGACCCATAAAGTCGTAGCTGGTTTTACTACTGCGGCAGAAAAATTTCCTCATGAAATTATTGTTATTGATAATGGCTCTACGGAAATATTATCTGAATTTTTTAATGAAGGAGTCACTGTTATTAAAAATCAACATAACCTAGGCTTTGCTGCTGGCGTTAATCAGGGGTTAAAGATAGTCACAGGAGATTATATATTATTACTCAATTCAGATGTTTTTATTGACGAAAAAACCATTATTTCTATGATTAATTATTTGGAAAATAATCCATCAGTTGGGATTGTTGGACCGATGATGGTTTTCCCAAAGGGTGATTTTCAAGCTAGCGCCGGTTTTTTTCCAACAATTTGGAGAGAAATTTTACGCTTTTCAACATTAGGGAAATATATTTCCGGCGGAACTTTGTTGTATAGAAACAAACAGACAGAAAAACAATTCTCTCAGCCGATACAGGTTGATTGGGTGAGTGGTGGCTGTATGTTAATAAAAAAACAGGTAGTTGAAAAAATTGGCTTTTTTGATTCTCGGTATTTTTTTAGTATTGAAGATCTTGATTTTTGCTTTCGGTCGCTTCAAAATAATTTTTTGGTTACATATCTGCCAACTGTCTCAGTTGTCCATTATCATGGTCTTTCTTCTGGGGGCCATGGTTCTGCTTATAGCTTAAAACAAGAAAAGATAAGCATGAATCTTTTTTTGCAGAAGTACTTTAGTTCAAAAATATTTTTTAAATATATTTATAATTTTTTATCCCGGATCAAAATTTTTATTTTTGAAAAGATATATAAATAG
- a CDS encoding glycosyltransferase, with protein MKVVLVNKFNFLKGGADKYFLELSDLLKSQGHEVIKFCMDNQKNIPDKNEKFFVSYVDKLQKGFINKLRYIGRMLYSFEAKKKFKALLMETKPDIIHIHNIYHQISPSILTVAKKMGIPVIMHLHDYKLISPNYLLFNDQGIDTSSLPGKYYKCFLKKSFNNSYSQSFLVMIEMYFHHRILKIYEKNILYYCAPSLFIKNLMISSGIPASKIMYLPYFVKGIEVDEPDYHIGKYFVFYGRLEKEKGVNILLEAISLVPEARVKIIGDGKEKKSMEKLSIKLGLQNRVEFSQALYNEDLKNEIRRSMAVITPSVWYEVFGLVNVEAAALGKLVIASDIGGIKESVVAGKSAWLFTVGDARSLADLLSRAIENPADVMLAGKEGRKFVLEHFTASQHWLLLKKIYEQALLQ; from the coding sequence ATGAAAGTTGTATTAGTTAATAAATTTAATTTTCTTAAAGGGGGAGCAGATAAATATTTTTTGGAATTATCAGATCTTTTGAAAAGTCAGGGTCACGAAGTGATTAAGTTTTGTATGGATAATCAAAAAAATATACCTGATAAAAACGAAAAATTTTTTGTTAGTTATGTTGATAAACTTCAAAAGGGTTTTATAAATAAATTAAGATATATTGGCAGGATGTTATATAGTTTTGAGGCAAAGAAAAAATTTAAAGCTTTATTAATGGAAACGAAACCGGACATTATTCATATTCATAATATCTATCATCAAATTTCTCCTTCAATTTTAACAGTAGCAAAAAAAATGGGCATTCCGGTTATTATGCACCTCCATGACTATAAGTTGATTTCTCCAAATTATTTGCTATTTAATGATCAAGGAATAGATACCTCCTCTTTGCCTGGGAAATACTATAAGTGTTTTTTAAAGAAAAGCTTTAATAATTCGTATAGCCAGAGTTTTTTGGTGATGATTGAAATGTATTTTCATCATCGTATTTTAAAGATTTATGAAAAGAATATTTTATATTATTGTGCCCCTTCTTTATTTATAAAAAATTTAATGATCAGCTCAGGTATCCCTGCTTCAAAAATTATGTATCTTCCTTATTTTGTTAAAGGAATTGAGGTTGATGAACCAGATTACCACATAGGAAAATATTTTGTATTCTATGGTCGCTTAGAGAAAGAAAAAGGAGTTAACATATTATTAGAGGCAATTTCGCTTGTGCCTGAAGCTAGAGTAAAAATTATTGGGGACGGTAAAGAAAAAAAATCCATGGAAAAACTATCTATAAAATTAGGGTTACAGAACAGAGTTGAATTTAGCCAAGCATTATATAATGAAGATTTAAAAAATGAAATTAGAAGATCTATGGCTGTTATTACTCCTTCGGTATGGTATGAGGTCTTTGGTTTGGTGAATGTTGAAGCGGCCGCACTGGGTAAATTAGTAATTGCCTCAGACATTGGTGGAATTAAGGAAAGTGTAGTTGCGGGTAAATCGGCTTGGTTATTTACAGTTGGAGATGCTAGATCCTTAGCAGATTTACTTAGTAGAGCTATAGAAAATCCTGCTGACGTAATGTTAGCAGGGAAAGAAGGGAGAAAGTTTGTGTTAGAGCATTTTACTGCTTCTCAGCATTGGCTTTTGCTTAAAAAAATATATGAGCAAGCCTTATTACAATAA